One genomic window of Saccopteryx bilineata isolate mSacBil1 chromosome 4, mSacBil1_pri_phased_curated, whole genome shotgun sequence includes the following:
- the REEP2 gene encoding receptor expression-enhancing protein 2 isoform X2: MVSWIISRLVVLIFGTLYPAYSSYKAVKTKNVKEYVKWMMYWIVFAFFTTAETLTDIVLSWFPFYFELKIAFVIWLLSPYTKGSSVLYRKFVHPTLSNKEKEIDEYITQARDKSYETMMRVGKRGLNLAANAAVTAAAKGVLSEKLRSFSMQDLTLIRDEDTLPLQGPDGRLRPGPSSLLDTIEDLGDDPALSLRSGTNQADSRTEASEDDVGDKALKRVKSIKKVPKAEPLASKTLKTRPKKKTSGGGDSA, from the exons ATGGTGTCCTGGATCATCTCTCGCCTGGTGGT GCTCATCTTTGGCACCCTGTACCCAGCCTATTCTTCCTACAAAGCTGTGAAGACAAAAAACGTGAAGGAATAT GTAAAATGGATGATGTACTGGATCGTCTTTGCCTTCTTCACCACAGCTGAGACCCTCACGGATATCGTGCTCTCTTG GTTCCCCTTCTACTTTGAGCTCAAGATCGCCTTTGTGATATGGCTGCTGTCCCCTTATACCAAGGGCTCAAGTGTGCTCTACCGCAAGTTCGTGCACCCGACACTGTCCAACAAGGAGAAG GAGATCGACGAGTACATCACACAGGCTCGAGACAAGAGCTATGAGACCATGATGAGGGTGGGCAAGAGGGGCCTGAACTTGGCCGCCAATGCCGCGGTCACAGCTGCTGCCAAG GGGGTGCTGTCAGAGAAGCTCCGAAGCTTCAGCATGCAGGACCTGACCCTGATCCGGGACGAGGATACACTGCCCCTGCAGGGGCCTGACGGCCGCCTCCGACCTGGCCCCAGTAGCCTCCTTGACACCATTGAGGACCTAG GAGATGACCCTGCCCTGAGTCTGAGGTCTGGCACAAACCAGGCTGATTCCCGGACAGAGGCCTCCGAGGACGATGTGGGAGACAAGGCCCTTAAGAGGGTTAAATCCATCAAAAAAGTGCCCAAAGCTGAG CCACTAGCTTCCAAGACCCTGAAGACCCGGCCCAAGAAGAAGACTTCTGGTGGGGGTGACTCGGCTTGA
- the REEP2 gene encoding receptor expression-enhancing protein 2 isoform X1, giving the protein MVSWIISRLVVLIFGTLYPAYSSYKAVKTKNVKEYVKWMMYWIVFAFFTTAETLTDIVLSWFPFYFELKIAFVIWLLSPYTKGSSVLYRKFVHPTLSNKEKEIDEYITQARDKSYETMMRVGKRGLNLAANAAVTAAAKGQGVLSEKLRSFSMQDLTLIRDEDTLPLQGPDGRLRPGPSSLLDTIEDLGDDPALSLRSGTNQADSRTEASEDDVGDKALKRVKSIKKVPKAEPLASKTLKTRPKKKTSGGGDSA; this is encoded by the exons ATGGTGTCCTGGATCATCTCTCGCCTGGTGGT GCTCATCTTTGGCACCCTGTACCCAGCCTATTCTTCCTACAAAGCTGTGAAGACAAAAAACGTGAAGGAATAT GTAAAATGGATGATGTACTGGATCGTCTTTGCCTTCTTCACCACAGCTGAGACCCTCACGGATATCGTGCTCTCTTG GTTCCCCTTCTACTTTGAGCTCAAGATCGCCTTTGTGATATGGCTGCTGTCCCCTTATACCAAGGGCTCAAGTGTGCTCTACCGCAAGTTCGTGCACCCGACACTGTCCAACAAGGAGAAG GAGATCGACGAGTACATCACACAGGCTCGAGACAAGAGCTATGAGACCATGATGAGGGTGGGCAAGAGGGGCCTGAACTTGGCCGCCAATGCCGCGGTCACAGCTGCTGCCAAG GGCCAGGGGGTGCTGTCAGAGAAGCTCCGAAGCTTCAGCATGCAGGACCTGACCCTGATCCGGGACGAGGATACACTGCCCCTGCAGGGGCCTGACGGCCGCCTCCGACCTGGCCCCAGTAGCCTCCTTGACACCATTGAGGACCTAG GAGATGACCCTGCCCTGAGTCTGAGGTCTGGCACAAACCAGGCTGATTCCCGGACAGAGGCCTCCGAGGACGATGTGGGAGACAAGGCCCTTAAGAGGGTTAAATCCATCAAAAAAGTGCCCAAAGCTGAG CCACTAGCTTCCAAGACCCTGAAGACCCGGCCCAAGAAGAAGACTTCTGGTGGGGGTGACTCGGCTTGA